In a single window of the Debaryomyces hansenii CBS767 chromosome A complete sequence genome:
- a CDS encoding DEHA2A00616p (similar to uniprot|Q12525 Saccharomyces cerevisiae YLL062C MHT1 S-methylmethionine-homocysteine methyltransferase or uniprot|Q08985 Saccharomyces cerevisiae YPL273W SAM4 S-adenosylmethionine-homocysteine methyltransferase), with amino-acid sequence MINDINTLINTKPLVIDGALGTQLETKFSKLLQQDNINIQTHPLWSALVLLKNPELIQEVHYDYMCSGANIITTSTYQASKRGLLEYAPGIENDDEVNAVYDKAIELAVDARSQYLENMGKGMNTLTNKEIFICGSIGPFGAYLANGAEYTGKYGSHITEPQELKKFHYDITSQFISNPKCDIIGFETIPNYSEFQQIVHLMEELLQKTNKPFYISLNFKDPKTICDGTPITQVVDYLNERLSNNEKLRSAFIGLGCNCVPLEIATNILLNMSDLNNVHRFPLIAYPNAGLNYDLSKGEYSIKSSEKQVWEDSCREWLEKLNVRLVGACCGSGPDEILTIREVTDKFAGQR; translated from the coding sequence ATGataaatgatataaatacCCTAATTAATACAAAGCCGTTAGTGATTGATGGGGCCCTTGGCACCCAATTAGAAACAAAGTTCAGTAAATTATTGCAACaagataatattaatattcagACTCATCCACTATGGTCCGCACTTGTTCTTCTCAAAAATCCGGAACTAATTCAAGAAGTACATTATGATTATATGTGCAGTGGGGctaatattattacaaCGTCTACTTATCAAGCATCTAAAAGGGGTTTATTAGAATACGCTCCCGGTATTgagaatgatgatgaagtaAATGCCGTATACGATAAGGCAATTGAGTTAGCGGTAGATGCAAGATCACAATACTTAGAAAATATGGGTAAAGGTATGAACACTTTGACGAATAAAGAAATCTTTATCTGTGGTTCAATAGGTCCATTCGGAGCTTACTTGGCCAATGGTGCAGAATACACCGGTAAATATGGGTCACATATAACTGAACCGCAAgagttgaaaaaattccatTACGACATAACAAGTCAATTTATAAGTAATCCTAAATGTGATATAATTGGATTTGAAACTATTCCTAATTATTCAGAATTCCAGCAAATTGTACACTTAATGGAGGAATTATTGCAGAAAACGAATAAGCCTTTTTATATAAGTTTGAATTTCAAGGATCCTAAGACAATTTGTGATGGCACTCCGATAACCCAAGTTGTTGACTACTTAAACGAAAGATTGTCTAATAACGAAAAATTAAGGTCTGCATTCATTGGGCTTGGATGTAACTGTGTTCCATTAGAAATAGCTACCAATATTCTTTTAAACATGTcagatttgaataatgttCATAGATTTCCTTTGATAGCTTACCCTAATGCTGGTTTGAACTACGACTTATCGAAAGGTGAGTATAGTATTAAGAGTTCAGAAAAGCAGGTTTGGGAAGACTCATGTCGCGAATGGCTCGAAAAGTTAAACGTTAGATTAGTGGGTGCTTGTTGTGGCAGTGGCCCTGACGAAATATTGACTATTAGAGAAGTCACTGACAAATTTGCGGGTCAAAGATGA
- a CDS encoding DEHA2A00660p (weakly similar to uniprot|Q9R6H5 Agrobacterium tumefaciens TIORF84 protein), translating to MGIKLYELRGKDPKYLWSSNPWKARMCLKLKGIEFESVPLTYPEIHAILPGILHKENGCTVPVLVDGENVIQDSFKIAQYLEEKYTGASIFQGNLALHEFIYNWIAEIKEPLFKLVILDIANKLDYESKEYYIKKNTALYGDLSTAALKDREVNVKRIQKNLNLLLDNLKQNTFLSGETIGWTDISLASFLYMIKLANESVLNEVIASTDQDLFNGWWNNMSKLMV from the coding sequence ATGGGTATCAAACTATATGAATTGAGAGGAAAAGATCCTAAGTATCTATGGTCTTCTAACCCTTGGAAAGCACGTATGTGTCTTAAATTGAAAGGTATAGAATTTGAGTCTGTTCCTTTAACTTATCCAGAGATCCACGCAATTCTTCCAGGTATTCTACATAAAGAAAACGGATGTACTGTTCCTGTGTTGGTTGATGGTGAAAATGTAATCCAAGACTCTTTTAAGATTGCTCAATACCTCGAAGAGAAATATACAGGAGCATCGATCTTTCAAGGTAATCTAGCACTACATGAATTTATCTACAATTGGATTGCAGAGATAAAGGAACCATTGTTTAAATTGGTTATTTTGGATATAGCTAATAAATTAGATTATGAAAgtaaagaatattatataaaaaaaaatacagCTTTATATGGAGATCTTAGTACCGCAGCTTTAAAGGATCGAGAAGTAAACGTCAAGCGgattcaaaaaaatttgaacTTATTGCTAGATAATTTAAAACAAAACACTTTCCTTTCTGGAGAAACTATTGGATGGACTGACATTTCCCTCGCTTCGTTTTTATACATGATCAAATTAGCGAACGAGAGTGTTTTAAATGAGGTAATTGCAAGCACGGACCAAGACTTGTTCAATGGTTGGTGGAATAATATGTCCAAGTTAATGGtgtaa
- a CDS encoding DEHA2A00638p (similar to uniprot|P32487 Saccharomyces cerevisiae YNL268W LYP1 Lysine permease) translates to MSEVVTNSLEKKLSEVLNHELSLNENDQEEERGKTNVERSLKSRHLSMIALGGTIGTGLFISTSVPLNEAGPVNCLIAYIFIASVVYSVAQSLGEMATYIPVAGSFTVFASRFVSPSIGAASGWLYWFCWAIGFAIELSVIGQIIEYWTSAVPNAAWIAIFFVLLTVANLFPVRFYGEIEFWISSIKVITIMGWILYALIMVCGGGKYGAFGFRYWRNPGPWGDGILVDNKNTGRFLGWFSSLINAIFSYQGTELVGVSAGECENPRKTVPSAIKKVFYRIAIFFILSLFFMGLLVPYNDPKLNSETTYIASSPFVIAIQNSGTPVLPDIMNAVILTTIISAGNSDIYIASRTLYALANDKLAPRIFTLTINGIPYYSVLFSSLLGLLGFLSLSAKGLVAFNWLVNISATSGLFAWVFISFSHIRFIKGLKLKGIVRSEELPFVAKGMPIYAWYSVSVITFLIFFQGYEVFVGKFSVAEFFAAYISNIFFVILFVFFQFVWFRNTKFLVPLEEMDIDTGKMPFFDYEMKNETSSGKQKREKLWNIIA, encoded by the coding sequence ATGAGTGAAGTTGTCACAAATTCCCTTGAAAAGAAGTTGAGCGAAGTTCTTAATCATGAATTGAGCTTAAATGAGAATGATCAGGAAGAGGAGAGGGGGAAAACAAATGTTGAAAGATCTTTGAAATCAAGACATTTGTCTATGATAGCTCTTGGTGGAACAATTGGTACAGGGCTTTTCATATCTACATCTGTACCACTAAATGAAGCTGGCCCTGTTAATTGTTTGATAGCATATATCTTCATTGCAAGTGTTGTCTATTCTGTTGCTCAATCTCTTGGTGAAATGGCCACATATATACCCGTTGCCGGTTCATTTACTGTTTTTGCTTCTCGGTTTGTTTCTCCATCTATAGGTGCAGCTTCTGGGTGGTTATACTGGTTTTGTTGGGCAATAGGTTTCGCAATAGAGTTATCGGTCATTGGacaaataattgaatattggACAAGTGCTGTGCCCAATGCAGCTTGGATAGCCAtattttttgtattattaaCAGTTGCAAATCTATTTCCCGTAAGATTTTACGGAGAGATAGAGTTCTGGATATCCTCTATTAAGGTAATAACTATAATGGGCTGGATATTATACGCGCTTATAATGGTTTGTGGTGGAGGAAAATACGGAGCCTTTGGATTTCGTTATTGGAGAAATCCAGGCCCATGGGGAGATGGTATTCTAGTGGACAATAAGAATACTGGAAGGTTCTTAGGTTGGTTTTCATCCTTAATAAATGCTATTTTCTCGTACCAAGGAACGGAGCTAGTAGGCGTACTGGCTGGAGAATGTGAGAATCCTAGAAAAACAGTTCCATCGGCAATCAAAAAGGTATTTTACAGAATAGCgatttttttcattctaAGTTTATTCTTTATGGGATTATTGGTTCCTTATAATGATCctaaattaaattcagAAACGACATACATTGCATCTTCTCCGTTTGTTATCGCTATTCAAAATAGTGGGACTCCAGTTCTACCAGACATTATGAATGCCGTTATCTTAACAACTATAATCTCAGCAGGAAATTCAGATATTTACATTGCTTCGAGAACATTATACGCGTTAGCCAACGATAAACTTGCACCTAGAATTTTCACACTAACTATCAATGGCATACCATATTATTCAGTGCTATTTAGTTCTCTCTTGGGGTTATTAGGGTTCTTATCATTGTCGGCTAAAGGATTAGTGGCGTTTAACTGGTTGGTAAATATATCTGCAACATCTGGCTTATTTGCTTGGGTGTTTATATCTTTTTCGCATATCCGATTCATCAAAGGACTAAAATTAAAAGGAATTGTCAGATCTGAAGAACTTCCTTTTGTTGCAAAAGGGATGCCAATATATGCATGGTATTCGGTTTCAGTTATTACTttcttgatattctttcaaGGTTATGAGGTATTTGTAGGAAAATTTTCAGTGGCAGAGTTTTTTGCTGCCTATATTTCCAACATTTTTTTCGTTATCTTATTCgtcttctttcaattcgTATGGTTTAGAAACACCAAATTTTTAGTTCCTTTGGAGGAAATGGATATAGATACGGGAAAAATGCCGTTTTTTGACTatgaaatgaaaaatgaaacCTCTTCAGGAAAGcaaaaaagagaaaagcTTTGGAACATTATTGCTTAA
- a CDS encoding DEHA2A00594p (similar to uniprot|P05066 Saccharomyces cerevisiae YOR386W PHR1 DNA photolyase involved in photoreactivation) yields the protein MEPASKKTKLEELSKFGSKYYPYDIDNKTIISKYIKREDLKPINVLEAKLNDTRANRNNIDVGDSIAHLFLRDFRTIDNKGLSIASELATTTKTPLITFHIFCLEEFDAHSVSPFKLEYMLGSLDVLKKDLREMNIPLVSLQVEKRKDVPTKIAEFLEQNNTSHVFCNMEYEVDELRLLSKLVCFLLDKHISFNPVHDSCIVKPGELKTKSKGTQYAVFTPWYKAWCNYLKIEDAPFMEYPRPHANESFSDPNKLFDSEIPQVPESKRLTHDQQKEFDTCWKCGEHEAWSALSVFLESDKFKKYDESRNEISEESVSRMSCPISSGIISTRSIIRYILENKFVKKIDSGEQGTGWIRQIAWRDFYRHILCNWPYVCMFKPFLLEYDDLNWEYNSDHFYKWCQGKTGFPIVDAAMRQLNQTGYLHNRCRMIVASFLSKHLLIDWKYGEYYFMEHLIDGDFASNNGGWGFSSSTGVDPQPYFRIFNPWLQSERFDKKGTYIRTWVPELKDIQDEKGIHNPYEKGYGHIAEKNGYPKPIVDHKYCRERALNRFKDAKY from the coding sequence ATGGAACCAGCATCAAAAAAGACGAAACTTGAGGAATTGTCTAAGTTCGGCAGTAAATATTATCCATACGacattgataataaaacaattatATCTAAATATATCAAACGAGAAGATTTAAAACCAATTAATGTCTTGGAGGCGAAATTAAACGATACTAGAGCgaatagaaataatattgatgttgGTGACAGCATTGCACACCTATTCTTGCGTGATTTTAGGACGATAGATAATAAAGGGCTTTCAATTGCGAGTGAACTAGCGACTACAACGAAAACGCCTTTAATCACATTTCACATCTTTTGCTTGGAAGAGTTCGATGCACATTCAGTGAGTCCATTtaaattggaatatatgTTAGGATCATTAGACgtattgaaaaaagatTTGCGTGAGATGAATATCCCGTTGGTGTCTTTACAAGTTGAGAAGCGTAAAGACGTACCAACAAAGATAGCTGAATTTCTAGAACAGAATAATACTAGCCATGTATTTTGCAATATGGAATACGAAGTAGATgaattaagattattatcTAAGCttgtttgttttcttcttgataaacATATCAGTTTCAATCCGGTTCATGACTCATGCATAGTAAAGCCCGGTGAATTAAAGACAAAATCGAAAGGTACACAATATGCGGTCTTTACACCTTGGTATAAGGCTTGGTgtaattatttgaaaattgaaGACGCTCCGTTCATGGAGTATCCACGACCTCATGCCAATGAATCATTCTCGGACCCTAACAAGTTATTTGATAGCGAGATACCTCAAGTACCAGAGTCGAAGCGTCTCACCCATGATcaacaaaaagaatttgacaCATGCTGGAAATGTGGTGAGCATGAGGCATGGCTGGCTCTAAGTGTTTTCCTTGAGTCCGATAAATTTAAGAAATATGATGAATcaagaaatgaaatatcGGAAGAATCTGTATCGCGTATGAGCTGTCCTATTTCTTCGGGAATCATATCTACAAGGTCAATAATCAGATACattttagaaaataaattcgtgaagaaaattgatagCGGAGAACAAGGAACAGGATGGATTCGTCAAATTGCGTGGAGAGATTTTTATAGGCATATATTATGCAACTGGCCATATGTTTGCATGTTCAAACCCTTTTTGTTGGAgtatgatgatttaaattgGGAGTATAATAGCGATCATTTCTACAAATGGTGCCAGGGTAAAACTGGATTTCCAATTGTTGATGCGGCAATGAGGCAACTAAATCAAACAGGCTATCTACACAACAGATGTAGAATGATAGTTGCGAGTTTCCTTTCCAAACATTTATTGATAGATTGGAAATATGGCGAGTATTATTTTATGGAACACCTTATTGACGGGGACTTTGCTTCTAATAATGGTGGCTGGGGTTTTAGCTCAAGCACTGGTGTTGACCCTCAACCATACTTTCGAATTTTTAACCCTTGGCTTCAATCGGAAAGGTTTGACAAAAAGGGTACGTATATCAGGACGTGGGTCCCAGAGTTGAAAGATATACAAGATGAAAAGGGTATACACAATCCGTACGAAAAGGGCTATGGTCATATTGCAGAAAAAAACGGTTATCCAAAGCCTATTGTTGACCATAAATACTGTCGGGAGCGAGCGTTGAATAGATTTAAGGATGCCAAATACTAA
- a CDS encoding DEHA2A00704p (similar to CA1079|CaLIP1 Candida albicans CaLIP1 Secretory lipase), with the protein MYFRTIICISLSAMLMSVHAIPLTVLVPTQDSFYIPPEGFERYSNGHILKLRKTPHPLRRAKQQINIKNSWQAMVRSSDSYGAATTIVTTIMEPYNADPEKVVSYQIFENSACIDCPPSYGLQLGANETTLTESNEMYFIEIALNKGWFVITPDYEGPKAAFSASIQEGQATLDSIRAVLKSSNTTGISNHAKVAMWGYSGGTIPTTWAAALQPTYASELKANLVGAAFGGLVSNISSTAELLDGGIHVGLTVAAVAGLANEYPDFKEVIMNDIFHNKTDQFNEIYKLCMTPEGPYYSEQKMFSGPERYFKSGWDILKDPVVSKVLNKNILGLDKDHGIPDIPLFLYHGEKDQMASIEQAQRVYDNWCDWGIGSFEFAADASVGHHLAALTGLGAAMEWLNKRLEGEIPLQGCSKIVRKSNAFYPGIEKSVFDFITSTAKSWFGIRIGPSGLSPALGDTGRTASVVTNNGSVVVDQAYIDKINW; encoded by the coding sequence ATGTACTTTAGAACTATTATCTGTATATCATTGCTGGCAATGTTGATGTCAGTCCATGCTATACCATTGACTGTTTTAGTCCCTACTCAAGATAGTTTTTATATCCCACCTGAAGGATTTGAGAGGTATAGTAATGGACATATTCTCAAGTTAAGAAAAACTCCACATCCTTTAAGAAGAGCAAAGCAACAgattaatataaaaaaCTCCTGGCAGGCAATGGTTAGATCCAGCGACTCTTATGGAGCAGCCACTACGATTGTCACAACAATCATGGAACCTTATAATGCTGATCCTGAAAAAGTCGTttcttatcaaatatttgaaaattcagCATGCATTGACTGTCCTCCTTCCTATGGTTTACAACTTGGTGCTAATGAAACTACTCTCACTGAACTGAATGAAATgtatttcattgaaataGCATTAAATAAGGGTTGGTTTGTGATAACTCCCGACTACGAAGGTCCAAAGGCTGCGTTTAGTGCATCTATACAAGAAGGACAAGCTACTTTGGATTCAATAAGAGCTGTACTAAAAAGTTCGAATACTACCGGTATCAGCAATCACGCCAAAGTTGCCATGTGGGGCTATTCTGGAGGCACAATCCCTACAACATGGGCAGCTGCACTACAACCAACGTATGCGAGTGAGTTGAAAGCCAATTTAGTTGGTGCTGCATTCGGTGGGTTAGTTAGTAATATCAGCTCCACTGCTGAGCTTTTAGACGGCGGCATCCATGTCGGTTTGACAGTAGCAGCGGTAGCTGGATTAGCAAACGAATACCCTGATTTTAAGGAGGTCATTatgaatgatattttcCATAATAAGACAGATCAATTTAATGAGATATACAAATTATGTATGACACCGGAAGGTCCATATTATTCAGAACAAAAAATGTTTTCAGGTCCTGaaagatatttcaaaagtGGTTGGGATATTTTGAAGGATCCAGTTGTTCTGAAAGTACTcaataagaatattttaGGATTAGATAAAGACCATGGCATTCCTGATATTCCTCTTTTTCTATACCATGGGGAGAAAGATCAAATGGCTTCAATTGAGCAAGCTCAAAGAGTTTATGATAATTGGTGTGACTGGGGGATTGGATCATTCGAATTCGCAGCCGATGCTTCTGTTGGTCATCATTTGGCAGCACTCACTGGCTTGGGGGCTGCGATGGAATGGTTAAACAAAAGGTTAGAAGGTGAAATTCCACTTCAAGGATGTAGCAAAATAGTAAGAAAGTCTAATGCTTTCTACCctggaattgaaaaatctgTATTTGACTTTATTACTTCCACTGCAAAAAGCTGGTTTGGAATTCGAATTGGTCCTAGTGGTTTAAGCCCAGCACTTGGTGATACCGGTCGGACAGCCAGTGTAGTCACCAATAACGGTAGTGTTGTTGTTGATCAAGCATATATTGACAAAATTAACTGGTAA
- a CDS encoding DEHA2A00726p (similar to wi|NCU09649.1 Neurospora crassa) translates to MQFKALYKIFIAISYLKTSFAILQVRDLPENKVAPVQHRLAYAGDTGMVVSWNTYQQLEAPWVQYGLSPDSLDQTAESSESITYPTSITWNNHVVIKDLQPDTTYYYKVANSENNSDIYKFVTAKSPGSPDEFSFSVVVDMGTMGELGLSEEVGKGAEGALEPGEQNTMQSLRNGMNEFEFLWHPGDIAYADYWLKEEIQHYLPNTTIADGYKVYEQILNAFYEELQPISAFKPYMVGPGNHEADCDNGGTSDKDNDIKYTNSICVPGQTNFTGYRNHFRMPGAESGGTGNFWYSFDYGQVHFVQFNTETDFGNGLAGPEDAAPNGPQGSYPNEQIDWLENDLASVNRTKTPWVIAAGHRPWYVVGEGCTDCKTAFESILNKHNVDLVVSGHVHNYERQKPISNGIIDPNGLNDPSAPWYIVNGLGGHYDGLDPLEYPLPNYTEVAQDSAYGWSKFTVHNCTHLTHEFVASANNSVLDRATLFKNRTCIVSSTNTTDTTNPEQSSLTNSSIHSTHMYTNVSTVIDSIDPKVLDTKTKSNVKVITITSCSNNICSEASVSATPVLTTTTIQGVENILTSYCPISNTGDNKTADTIISAPYSNSSISNASSISPLMVSSVGENSAAKIAAGGVIGFIILALAF, encoded by the coding sequence ATGCAGTTTAAAGCACTTTATAAAATCTTTATCGCTATACTGTATCTCAAAACTTCTTTTGCAATACTTCAAGTAAGAGATCTTCCTGAAAATAAAGTTGCTCCAGTTCAACATCGTCTTGCATATGCAGGAGATACAGGAATGGTAGTTAGCTGGAATACATACCAACAACTTGAAGCTCCTTGGGTTCAGTATGGTCTCTCTCCAGATTCTTTGGATCAAACAGCTGAAAGTCTGGAATCTATCACTTATCCAACTTCGATTACTTGGAACAACCATGTGGTTATCAAAGATCTTCAACCGGATACTACCTACTACTATAAGGTTGCAAACAGTGAAAACAATTCCgatatttacaaatttgTCACAGCTAAATCACCCGGTTCTCCTGATGAATTTTCCTTTTCTGTCGTGGTTGATATGGGAACCATGGGTGAATTAGGTTTAAGTGAGGAGGTTGGAAAAGGTGCTGAAGGAGCTCTTGAACCGGGTGAACAAAACACGATGCAATCTTTACGTAATGGTATGAACGAATTTGAGTTCTTGTGGCATCCTGGTGACATTGCATACGCTGACTACTGGcttaaagaagaaattcaaCATTACCTACCAAACACAACAATTGCTGACGGTTATAAAGTCTACGAACAAATTCTTAATGCTTTTTACGAAGAACTTCAACCAATTTCAGCATTTAAACCTTATATGGTTGGGCCAGGAAACCACGAGGCTGATTGTGATAATGGAGGTACTTCAGACAaggataatgatattaagtATACCAATTCTATTTGTGTTCCTGGTCAAACTAACTTCACTGGTTATAGAAATCACTTCCGCATGCCTGGTGCTGAGTCCGGCGGTACTGGTAATTTTTGGTATTCCTTCGATTACGGCCAAGTTCATTTTGTTCAATTCAATACTGAAACTGATTTTGGTAATGGACTTGCTGGCCCTGAAGATGCAGCACCTAACGGCCCACAAGGGTCATATCCGAATGAACAGATTGACTGGCTAGAAAACGATCTTGCATCAGTAAATAGAACCAAGACTCCTTGGGTTATAGCTGCTGGCCATCGTCCCTGGTATGTTGTTGGTGAAGGATGCACGGATTGTAAAACCGCCTTTGAATCTATACTTAATAAGCACAACGTAGATCTTGTTGTTAGTGGTCATGTGCACAATTACGAAAGGCAAAAGCCTATTTCAAATGGCATTATAGATCCAAATGGTCTCAATGATCCTTCCGCTCCTTGGTATATTGTCAACGGACTAGGGGGGCATTATGATGGCCTTGACCCTCTTGAATACCCACTTCCAAATTACACTGAAGTTGCTCAAGATTCAGCGTATGGATGGTCGAAATTTACAGTTCACAATTGTACTCACTTAACACACGAGTTCGTTGCATCTGCGAACAATTCAGTCTTGGATAGAGCTACGCTTTTCAAAAACCGTACATGTATTGTATCATCTACGAATACTACTGATACCACTAACCCTGAACAATCTAGTTTGACTAATTCCAGTATACATTCAACACATATGTACACTAACGTTTCTACCGTCATAGATTCTATAGATCCTAAAGTTTTGGACACAAAAACAAAATCGAATGTCAAGGTTATTACCATCACGTCTTGTTCTAATAACATATGCAGTGAAGCCTCTGTTTCAGCTACTCCAGTTTTAACAACAACTACCATCCAAGGCgttgaaaatatcttgaCAAGCTATTGTCCAATATCGAATACGGGAGACAATAAAACTGCAGATACTATTATTTCCGCTCCATACTCGAATTCTTCAATCAGCAATGCTTCAAGTATTTCCCCACTTATGGTTTCATCAGTTGGAGAAAATTCCGCTGCCAAAATTGCAGCAGGTGGCGTTAttggatttattattttagcTTTAGCCTTTtaa
- a CDS encoding DEHA2A00682p (similar to uniprot|P54007 Saccharomyces cerevisiae YLR460C), translating into MTTTIAAVLQKSTSQLQVKEVPVAPINSDEILIESKAASINGTDYYHIDYDWAPDGAIMGLTVSGIVLKVGKDVKRFGPGDFIASFIHGGDYSNPDKGAYSKFAIVQEVYSIKLNELSSSNLQILQSGNIDTFEGACSIPDAIITLGCSLYFTLGGSFSQLQNKSLLIYGGSTATGLVASQIAKQFGWTVISVASKKHATLIKGFGADYLIDYHDSNVMQQIKNIDPNITMALHTIGGIATLQLTHDSVSDVMPTKIDSLVASNFEAIKNPKSNVEFTMTRAFTANGNEARYNNGSVFPAIPGIKEAMLEFIPTIQKSINNNEIKHIPIKIQPNGLNGINDGLKLIREGEISGEKLVIQF; encoded by the coding sequence ATGACTACCACTATAGCTGCTGTATTGCAAAAATCAACTTCGCAATTACAAGTAAAAGAAGTTCCAGTTGCACCAATTAACTCCGATGAGATTTTGATTGAATCTAAAGCTGCTTCTATTAATGGTACTGATTACTATCATATAGATTATGATTGGGCCCCTGATGGTGCAATCATGGGTTTAACTGTAAGTGGTATCGTTTTGAAAGTTGGTAAGGATGTAAAGAGATTTGGTCCTGGTGATTTTATAGCCAGCTTTATCCACGGCGGTGATTATTCCAATCCTGATAAAGGTGCCTATTCTAAGTTTGCAATTGTTCAAGAAGTCTACTCAATTAAGTTAAACGAGCTCAGTTCATccaatcttcaaattttacAGTCAGGAAATATTGATACATTTGAAGGTGCATGTTCAATTCCTGACGCAATAATAACCTTAGGATGCAGCTTATACTTTACATTAGGCGGGAGTTTTCTGcaattacaaaataaaaGCCTTTTGATCTATGGTGGCTCAACAGCAACAGGATTGGTGGCAAGTCAAATCGCAAAACAATTTGGGTGGACTGTCATTTCGGTGGCATCCAAAAAGCATGCAACTTTAATTAAGGGTTTCGGTGCGgattatttaattgattatcaCGACCTGAATGTAATGCAACAgatcaaaaatattgacCCAAATATAACTATGGCATTACATACTATAGGAGGCATTGCAACTTTGCAGCTTACCCATGATTCTGTTTCTGATGTTATGCCAACAAAGATAGACTCCTTGGTAgcttcaaattttgaagcTATTAAGAATCCAAAGTCCAATGTAGAATTCACTATGACAAGAGCATTTACTGCAAATGGAAATGAGGCTAgatataataatggatCTGTATTTCCAGCGATCCCTGGAATTAAAGAAGCTATGCTCGAATTCATTCCTACTATTCAAAAATcgataaataataatgaaataaagCACATAccaataaaaattcaacCAAATGGATTGAATGGTATTAATGATGGGCTCAAACTTATTCGAGAAGGTGAAATCAGTGGAGAAAAGTTGGTTATACAGTTTTAG